From Pyrenophora tritici-repentis strain M4 chromosome 1, whole genome shotgun sequence, the proteins below share one genomic window:
- a CDS encoding DUF3176 domain containing protein, producing the protein MGLTIITVLSKIASAALILPISEAIGQLKWTWFHGKKSRDVFDFEIFDKASRGAWGSVMLLFRTKGKSLAALGALLTVLLLAIDTFFQQVTDFPERWQPRGDSFIPRIVRYEPTIETAYDNLSDVPIAQVNGELSRVIKPFFYDKNGTQPITTGNSTQAEIPLICPTGRCDWPAYETLSVCSACEDVSNLLEYACLTTRMDWMKNSTGPGTERTYPNGTACGFFLNATSEDPVLMSGYRVGNGTPSLQGETLLMRTLPLITNPLRHPFYGSGSIKFKHIPYPILDALIVSSPDGSVDSVYEKKPPVAQECVLSWCVKKIRSSYVSGGYEEQILETFENTTSVDWPWWSQDLPELDMFELEFKANITIQPPWMNNSKTAFGVSNETFMDVVTIMDEVFPSFITVSNASAPPFIKVRTSFTDKVVFRPVRFSPWLAPNNVAHHLERMAQAVTNAIRSYPSDHELIKGTAYIRETYVAVHWAWLTFPLAMLLLSIVFLAATILKTSSNTHNEVGIWKTSALPSLVYGLPKEMQKDLISTAAPVSSTSRGPKKVRIKLSPQQGWRVSGHVQAGPAAPPGFI; encoded by the exons ATGGGCTTAACAATCATCACAGTGCTCTCCAAGATCGCATCAGCAGCACTTATCTTGCCAATCTCGGAGGCCATTGGACAACTGAAGTGGACTTGGTTCCATGGGAAGAAATCTAGGGACGTGTTCGACTTTGAAATCTTTGATAAAGCATCACGCGGTGCATGGGGCTCAGTCATGCTCTTATTCCGGACGAAGGGCAAGTCGCTTGCTGCTTTGGGTGCACTCTTGACAGTGCTCCTACTGGCAATCGATACCTTTTTCCAACAAGTGACTGATTTTCCAGAACGCTGGCAGCCACGAGGGGATAGCTTCATTCCGCGCATCGTTCGTTACGAACCAACCATCGAAACTGCGTACGATAATCTCAGCGATGTTCCAATAGCACAAGTAAACGGCGAATTAAGTAGGGTGATAAAACCGTTTTTTTACGACAAGAACGGTACCCAGCCGATTACGACCGGAAATAGTACTCAGGCCGAGATACCACTAATTTGCCCTACTGGTAGATGTGACTGGCCGGCTTATGAGACCTTGTCAGTTTGTAGTGCTTGTGAGGATGTATCGAATCTTCTCGAGTACGCCTGTCTCACGACGAGAATGGACTGGATGAAGAACTCTACTGGCCCAGGTACAGAGAGAACATATCCAAATG GAACTGCTTGCGGTTTCTTCTTGAATGCTACCAGCGAAGACCCGGTCCTAATGTCGGGTTATCGAGTGGGAAATGGCACGCCATCGTTGCAGGGAGAAACCCTTCTCATGCGCACTCTACCGCTCATCACAAACCCCTTAAGACATCCCTTCTACGGCAGCGGAAGCATCAAATTCAAACACATTCCATACCCTATCTTGGACGCTTTGATTGTGAGCTCACCAGATGGTTCAGTAGACAGCGTCTACGAGAAAAAGCCCCCGGTTGCTCAAGAATGCGTACTTTCGTGGTGCGTCAAAAAGATTCGCTCATCCTATGTATCTGGGGGGTATGAAGAGCAGATATTGGAGACTTTCGAGAACACGACCAGCGTTGATTGGCCATGGTGGTCCCAAGACTTGCCAGAGTTGGACATGTTTGAGCTGGAGTTCAAGGCGAACATTACCATACAACCGCCATGGATGAACAACAGCAAGACCGCCTTTGGAGTCTCCAACGAAACATTCATGGACGTTGTCACAATCATGGACGAGGTTTTCCCTTCGTTCATCACCGTGTCCAACGCATCAGCGCCACCATTCATAAAAGTTCGGACAAGCTTCACAGACAAGGTTGTGTTTCGCCCTGTTCGCTTCAGCCCATGGCTTGCTCCTAACAATGTGGCTCACCATCTGGAGCGGATGGCTCAAGCCGTGACCAATGCGATCCGATCCTATCCTAGCGATCATGAGCTTATTAAAGGCACTGCGTATATACGAGAGACGTACGTTGCAGTACATTGGGCGTGGCTCACCTTCCCTCTCGCCATGCTTCTCTTGAGTATCGTGTTCCTGGCCGCCACTATACTGAAGACTTCAAGCAATACCCACAACGAAGTCGGAATCTGGAAGACATCTGCTCTCCCTTCTCTGGTGTACGGTTTGCCAAAGGAAATGCAGAAGGATCTCATTTCAACGGCAGCTCCGGTGAGCTCAACAAGCAGAGGTCCGAAGAAGGTGCGGATCAAGTTATCTCCACAGCAAGGATGGAGAGTCTCTGGTCATGTTCAAGCCGGGCCAGCAGCACCACCCGGGTTCATATAG
- a CDS encoding DUF3176 domain containing protein produces MATQYESGDTPAQNMRNFEPSTTYLFHEDKKQKPSLDFTQRIERALARYNASDNVFKRWLFETLSWLVSASCMVAIILINLRIKSKPMVQEPSSLNWINVLGKISSAALIVPTTEALGQLKWNWFHKSKAMWDFEIFDKASRGPLGALMLLYRTKGRSLAALGALLIVLLLAIDTFFQQVVDLPDRWKLHASSGVLPRTIHYVGQVPNAYVDGVEMLSDDKDMFHTVEKFAYGNGTQPVPFGNGTRPDIPLSCPTSNCTWPVYDTLGVCSQCADISEHLDFACMVNTVDWTSSLSGGFMVEGGYPNATMCGYFLNITSHNPILMSGYIVNSNTSAYSETLIMRTLPLTTTLLHEPLYGNGSINFKEFRNTIQDVLIVSAVNGSAASVHRNETPIAQECVLTWCVKTMQSSYSLGEYKEEILETFINTTSGPWPWIASSFSDGTSNGTDSFFLQDIHIDIGITPSGRNISGYGMANSSVASITVGFTDVFPAFATVMNESSVPLLRYKTWMANVAWNRILDFNPWISPNNVTRHMERFATAMTNIIRSSENMEMLSGDAWVMETFISVRWAWLSFPFILLVLTLVFLVSTIMKTSKDNETRLFKNSAMPTLIYGLPKETQGQFTNSSTWNSTKETKKVRIRLNPKTGWRVSGQSQLSTSPQLPRPAVQPHHSWI; encoded by the exons ATGGCTACGCAATACGAATCCGGAGACACTCCAGCGCAAAATATGCGTAACTTTGAGCCCTCGACAACATATCTATTCCATGAAGATAAGAAACAGAAGCCGTCGCTGGATTTTACCCAAAGAATCGAGAGGGCTTTGGCTAGATATAATGCATCAGACAATGTATTCAAGAGGTGGCTATTTGAAACGTTGAGCTGGCTCGTTAGTGCGTCTTGCATGGTTGCGATCATTCTTATAAACCTCCGGATCAAGAGCAAGCCCATGGTCCAGGAGCCTTCGTCCCTCAACTGGATTAATGTACTGGGAAAGATATCCTCTGCGGCTCTTATCGTCCCAACCACCGAAGCGCTCGGGCAATTGAAATGGAATTGGTTCCACAAATCGAAAGCGATGTGGGATTTTGAGATATTTGACAAGGCTTCTAGGGGCCCTCTTGGTGCCCTTATGTTGTTGTATCGAACAAAGGGTCGCTCATTAGCTGCACTTGGTGCACTGCTAATTGTTCTACTTCTTGCGATCGATACCTTCTTCCAGCAAGTCGTGGACCTTCCCGATCGGTGGAAGCTGCATGCCAGCTCCGGCGTTTTACCTAGGACGATTCATTACGTTGGACAAGTACCCAACGCCTACGTTGACGGCGTGGAAATGCTTTCAGACGATAAAGATATGTTTCACACCGTAGAGAAGTTTGCATATGGAAACGGCACACAACCAGTTCCGTTTGGTAATGGTACACGTCCTGATATACCCCTC TCTTGTCCGACAAGTAACTGTACATGGCCAGTGTACGACACATTGGGAGTCTGCAGCCAATGTGCCGATATCTCAGAGCACCTTGATTTTGCCTGCATGGTGAACACGGTTGACTGGACATCTTCCTTGTCGGGTGGGTTTATGGTAGAAGGCGGCTACCCGAACGCGACCATGTGTGGCTACTTCCTCAATATCACAAGCCACAACCCTATCCTCATGTCTGGATACATTGTCAACTCGAATACATCGGCTTATAGCGAAACGCTAATCATGAGGACTCTGCCTTTGACAACAACCCTGTTACATGAGCCTCTCTATGGAAACGGATCAATTAACTTTAAGGAGTTTCGCAACACCATCCAGGATGTGCTCATCGTGTCGGCTGTGAACGGATCAGCAGCATCTGTTCACCGTAACGAGACGCCTATCGCACAGGAGTGCGTATTGACTTGGTGTGTCAAGACAATGCAGTCTAGTTACAGCCTAGGCGAGTACAAAGAAGAGATACTGGAAACTTTTATCAATACAACATCTGGACCCTGGCCTTGGATAGCATCTTCCTTCTCGGATGGAACATCAAATGGGACAGATTCTTTCTTTCTCCAAGATATCCACATCGACATTGGTATTACGCCGAGTGGGCGTAATATCTCGGGGTACGGCATGGCCAATTCAAGCGTTGCGTCTATCACGGTGGGCTTTACTGACGTCTTCCCTGCATTCGCAACCGTAATGAACGAATCTTCTGTTCCGTTGCTGCGGTACAAGACTTGGATGGCCAATGTAGCATGGAACCGGATCCTCGACTTCAACCCATGGATCTCACCCAACAATGTCACAAGGCACATGGAACGCTTTGCTACAGCAATGACTAATATCATACGCTCATCCGAAAACATGGAGATGCTTTCCGGAGACGCATGGGTGATGGAGACCTTCATCTCAGTGCGATGGGCATGGCTCAGTTTCCCGTTCATACTCCTCGTTCTCACTCTCGTTTTCTTGGTTTCTACCATCATGAAGACCTCAAAAGACAACGAAACGAGATTATTCAAGAATTCAGCTATGCCGACTCTCATCTACGGTCTTCCCAAAGAGACCCAGGGCCAGTTTACCAATTCATCAACGTGGAACAGCACAAAGGAAACGAAAAAGGTCCGCATCAGGTTGAACCCGAAGACTGGATGGAGAGTATCGGGCCAGAGTCAACTGAGTACATCACCGCAGCTACCGCGGCCCGCTGTCCAACCTCATCATAGCTGGATATGA